One region of Gymnogyps californianus isolate 813 chromosome 28, ASM1813914v2, whole genome shotgun sequence genomic DNA includes:
- the PHB1 gene encoding prohibitin 1 isoform X2: MAAKVFESLGKLGLGLAVAGGVVNSALYNVDAGHRAVIFDRFRGVQDTVVGEGTHFLIPWVQKPIIFDCRSRPRNIPVITGSKDLQNVNITLRILFRPVTAQLPRIFTSIGEDYDERVLPSITTEILKSVVARFDAGELITYLPSGQSVLLQLPQ, translated from the exons ATGGCTGCGAAGGTGTTTGAAAGCCTTGGGAAGCTTGGCCTGGGGTTGGCTGTCGCAGGTGGAGTTGTCAATTCTGCTCTTTACAATG TTGATGCGGGCCACAGAGCTGTCATCTTTGACCGATTCCGCGGGGTCCAGGACACAGTGGTAGGAGAAGGTACCCACTTCCTCATCCCCTGGGTACAGAAACCCATCATTTTCGACTGCCGCTCTCGCCCCCGTAACATTCCCGTGATCACTGGCAGCAAAG ATCTACAGAACGTGAACATCACATTGCGTATCCTGTTTAGACCAGTGACTGCCCAGTTACCGCGGATTTTCACCAGTATTGGAGAGGACTACGATGAGCGTGTCCTGCCCTCAATCACAACCGAAATCCTCAAGTCTGTTGTG GCTCGCTTTGATGCTGGAGAATTG ATCACCTATCTGCCCTCTGGACAGTctgtgctcctccagctgccacagtga
- the PHB1 gene encoding prohibitin 1 isoform X1, translating to MAAKVFESLGKLGLGLAVAGGVVNSALYNVDAGHRAVIFDRFRGVQDTVVGEGTHFLIPWVQKPIIFDCRSRPRNIPVITGSKDLQNVNITLRILFRPVTAQLPRIFTSIGEDYDERVLPSITTEILKSVVARFDAGELITQRELVSRQVSEDLTERAATFGLILDDVSLTHLTFGKEFTEAVEMKQVAQQEAERARFIVEKAEQQKKAAVISAEGDSKAAELIANSLATAGDGLIELRKLEAAEDIAYQLSRSRNITYLPSGQSVLLQLPQ from the exons ATGGCTGCGAAGGTGTTTGAAAGCCTTGGGAAGCTTGGCCTGGGGTTGGCTGTCGCAGGTGGAGTTGTCAATTCTGCTCTTTACAATG TTGATGCGGGCCACAGAGCTGTCATCTTTGACCGATTCCGCGGGGTCCAGGACACAGTGGTAGGAGAAGGTACCCACTTCCTCATCCCCTGGGTACAGAAACCCATCATTTTCGACTGCCGCTCTCGCCCCCGTAACATTCCCGTGATCACTGGCAGCAAAG ATCTACAGAACGTGAACATCACATTGCGTATCCTGTTTAGACCAGTGACTGCCCAGTTACCGCGGATTTTCACCAGTATTGGAGAGGACTACGATGAGCGTGTCCTGCCCTCAATCACAACCGAAATCCTCAAGTCTGTTGTG GCTCGCTTTGATGCTGGAGAATTGATCACTCAGAGAGAGCTGGTCTCGAGGCAAGTGAGTGAAGACCTCACGGAGAGAGCAGCAACCTTCGGGCTCATTCTGGATGATGTGTCCTTG ACCCATCTGACCTTTGGCAAGGAGTTCACGGAGGCGGTGGAAATGAAGCAAGTGGCCCAGCAAGAAGCAGAGAGAGCCAGATTCATTGTGGAAAAG gctgagcagcagaagaaagcagctgtcATCTCTGCTGAGGGAGACTCAAAAGCAGCCGAGCTGATTGCCAACTCGCTGGCCACTGCAGGCGATGGCTTGATTGAGCTGCGCAAGCTGGAGGCAGCTGAAGACATCGCGTACCAGCTCTCACGGTCCCGCAACATCACCTATCTGCCCTCTGGACAGTctgtgctcctccagctgccacagtga